Proteins encoded together in one Acipenser ruthenus chromosome 22, fAciRut3.2 maternal haplotype, whole genome shotgun sequence window:
- the LOC131696521 gene encoding platelet-derived growth factor receptor beta-like produces the protein MKKDWKKSTFSTVILLTAILQFCTGARRPVISPEDSEHVLDLSSTFTLTCSGPDKVVWKYRQDANVTEVQGELSSNLTLHRVSGRHTGLYTCQHKSAEEQEKSTYIFVPDPDMWFLPLEHGESVVMKTNAKATFPCFVTNPAFNVTLHDKSHDLPVPGSYKPQEGFTGKVEDKSYYCRATFNGTQRESEQFYVYSIIVPEAIEAIINATQTVLKQGEPLMVNCSIHGSELAYFSWDYPRKAAGKTIEPITDVTAGLEWSLRSILNISNATLEDSGLYYCNVTENVGEQEAYDHIKITVLEQGFVRLSSDLNRNLSVKLHESFDVSVVIEAYPKPSVHWLKDNSIVMESSDEVSMETTEEEETRYLSTLTLVRIKTEQSGFYTIRVSNEDEIQELTFDLNVNVPPRIVELSDHHPSDKGQAVVCMAEGAPSPEIEWFSCSQMKKCSNRTVLWNPLATDPDNISIQTNVSFNESRKVYLARSVIVFQNVQTMLSIRCEARNKLGRKTQDVKLVSHLLNSQVAITAAIVALLVIAVIAVVVLIILWRKKPRYEIRWKVIESVSSDGHEYIYVDPMHLPYDSSWEFPRDCLVLGRTLGSGAFGRVVEASAHGLSHSQSTTKVAVKMLKSTAKRSETQALMSELKIMSHLGPHLNIVNLLGACTKRGPIFLITEYCRHGDLVDYLHRNKHTFLQYYADKTRRDSDMCGNNTSESQGKSYVTLFSESDGGYMDMSKDDTTEYVPMLELSDNIKYADIEPSVYETPYQQDNYQGQAPERVDNALVINESSILSYTDLVGFSYQVAKGMEFLASKNCVHRDLAARNVLICEGKLVKICDFGLARDIMHDSNYISKGSTFLPLKWMAPESIFHNLYTTLSDSWSFGILLWEIFTMGGTPYPDLPMNELFYNALKTGYRMSKPAHASDEIYEIMQKCWNEKYEKRPEFSELVHTVGNLLADSYTKRYNQVNEEFFKSDHPAVVRTKPRMSGNIAAEVRQDTDNEPSPHNEYIIPIPDPRPEEEEEVNDMKTEKKTSLQPTEEQDSGTDSMEMPHAEPEESGPGSGPELDQSEPEEEDSFL, from the exons ATGAAGAAGGATTGGAAGAAATCCACCTTCTCTACTGTCATTCTTCTTACAG CGATTCTACAGTTCTGCACAGGGGCCCGTAGACCAGTCATTTCACCTGAGGATTCTGAGCATGTTCTGGACCTTTCCTCTACCTTCACCCTCACCTGCTCTGGACCTGACAAGGTGGTGTGGAAATACAGGCAGGACGCCAATGTGACTGAAGTGCAGGGCGAGTTATCTAGCAACCTCACTCTGCACAGGGTATCGGGGAGACACACTGGGCTGTACACCTGCCAGCACAAGAGTGCAGAAGAACAAGAGAAAAGCACATACATTTTTGTGCCAG ATCCAGACATGTGGTTCTTACCACTGGAGCATGGCGAATCAGTGGTGATGAAAACGAACGCCAAAGCCACCTTTCCCTGCTTTGTCACCAACCCCGCTTTTAATGTCACCCTTCATGATAAGTCACATGACCTGCCTGTTCCTGGATCATACAAGCCACAGGAAGGCTTTACAGGGAAAGTCGAAGACAAATCCTATTACTGCAGGGCAACCTTCAATGGAACCCAGAGAGAGTCAGAGCAGTTTTATGTTTACAGCATAATAG TTCCAGAGGCGATTGAAGCCATTATCAACGCCACACAGACGGTACTGAAGCAAGGAGAGCCTCTTATGGTTAACTGTTCCATTCATGGCTCAGAGCTTGCTTATTTCAGTTGGGATTACCCACGCAAAGCT GCAGGCAAAACTATTGAGCCAATAACAGATGTGACAGCTGGCCTGGAGTGGAGCCTGCGGTCTATCCTGAACATTTCCAACGCCACTCTGGAAGATTCAGGCCTGTATTACTGCAACGTCACAGAGAATGTCGGGGAGCAGGAGGCTTATGATCATATCAAGATCACAGTTCTTG AGCAGGGGTTTGTCAGGCTAAGCTCAGACCTCAACAGGAATCTGTCTGTCAAACTCCACGAGAGCTTCGATGTCAGTGTGGTGATAGAGGCCTACCCCAAGCCTTCAGTGCACTGGTTGAAGGACAATAGCATAGTAATGGAGAGCAGCGATgaagtttccatggaaaccacagAGGAAGAAGAGACCAG GTACCTCAGCACGTTGACACTGGTTcgaattaaaacagaacagagcGGTTTTTACACAATCAGAGTCTCTAATGAAGATGAGATCCAGGAGTTGACCTTCGATCTTAATGTCAATG TGCCTCCCAGGATTGTGGAGCTTTCAGACCACCACCCCTCCGACAAGGGCCAGGCTGTGGTCTGTATGGCCGAGGGGGCTCCCTCCCCTGAAATAGAGTGGTTCAGCTGCAGCCAGATGAAAAA atgcagcaacagaaCTGTTCTCTGGAACCCTCTAGCCACAGACCCTGATAATATCAGCATTCAGACCAATGTGAGCTTCAATGAGAGTCGGAAAGTTTATCTGGCACGGAGCGTTATCGTCTTTCAGAATGTGCAGACGATGCTTTCCATCCGCTGTGAGGCCAGGAACAAGCTTGGGAGAAAAACACAAGACGTCAAACTGGTTTCACACT TGTTAAACTCCCAGGTGGCAATAACAGCCGCCATCGTAGCCTTGCTGGTTATTGCTGTAATTGCAGTTGTTGTGCTCATCATACTGTGGAGAAAG AAACCTCGCTATGAGATCCGCTGGAAGGTGATCGAGTCAGTCAGCTCCGACGGTCATGAGTACATTTACGTGGACCCCATGCACCTGCCTTATGACTCCAGCTGGGAATTCCCAAGAGACTGCTTGGTGTTGG GTCGGACTTTGGGTTCAGGAGCCTTTGGACGGGTTGTGGAAGCATCCGCTCATGGCCTCAGTCATTCCCAGTCAACCACTAAAGTGGCTGTGAAAATGCTCAAAT CCACAGCTAAGAGGAGCGAGACTCAGGCTCTGATGTCAGAGTTGAAGATCATGAGCCATTTGGGACCTCATCTTAACATTGTTAACCTGCTGGGAGCCTGCACTAAACGAG GCCCTATCTTTCTTATAACGGAGTATTGTCGCCATGGAGACCTGGTAGACTACCTCCACAGAAACAAGCACACCTTTCTGCAGTACTACGCTGATAAAACCAGGAGAGACAGCGATATGTGTGGAAACAACACCTCTGAAAGCCAGGGGAAAAG ttacGTGACCCTGTTCAGTGAGAGTGACGGTGGATACATGGACATGAGCAAGGATGACACCACTGAATATGTTCCCATGCTGGAACTGTCAGACAACATCAAGTATGCAGATATTGAGCCATCCGTGTATGAAACACCATACCAACAGGACAATTACCAAGGGCAAG CTCCAGAGAGAGTTGACAATGCTCTGGTGATTAACGAGTCTTCAATTCTGAGCTACACAGACCTGGTGGGATTCAGTTACCAGGTGGCTAAAGGAATGGAGTTCCTGGCTTCCAAAAAC tgtgtACATCGTGACCTAGCAGCGAGAAACGTCTTGATTTGTGAAGGAAAGCTGGTGAAGATCTGTGACTTCGGGCTCGCACGAGATATCATGCACGATTCTAACTACATCTCCAAAGGCAGC ACATTCCTGCCCCTGAAATGGATGGCACCAGAGAGTATCTTCCACAACCTGTACACGACACTGAGTGACTCCTGGTCTTTTGGCATTCTGCTGTGGGAGATCTTCACTATGG GTGGGACTCCTTACCCAGACCTCCCCATGAATGAACTGTTCTACAACGCTCTCAAGACAGGGTACAGGATGTCAAAGCCTGCCCACGCCTCTGATGAAAT ttatgAGATTATGCAGAAATGCTGGAATGAAAAGTATGAGAAAAGGCCAGAGTTTAGTGAGCTGGTTCATACAGTTGGAAACTTGCTTGCTGACAGCTACACAAAG AGATATAACCAGGTGAATGAGGAATTCTTTAAAAGTGACCACCCTGCAGTTGTACGCACAAAGCCAAGGATGTCAGGGAACATTGCtgcagaggtgaggcaggatACTGACAACGAACCAAGCCCTCATAATGAATACATCATCCCCATACCAGACCCCAGaccagaggaagaggaagaggtcAACGATATGAagactgagaaaaaaacaag CTTGCAACCAACTGAAGAACAGGATTCAGGTACTGATTCCATGGAGATGCCACATGCAGAGCCAGAGGAATCAGGTCCAGGTTCAGGCCCAGAGCTAGATCAATCTGAGCCAGAAGAGGAGGACAGCTTCCTGTGA